One part of the Olleya sp. YS genome encodes these proteins:
- a CDS encoding glycosyltransferase: MRKGENIVRNKTLELQPCSHRVIIPLYIPNEEGYYKDAFKIFKMCVLSVQKTAVSPLKISVVSNGSTSKVNERLFKLYEDNHIDELIIETETIGKINSILKALRTAEERLITITDADVLFLNDWEKAVLATFEAFPKAGMVSPVPIYRTQLRHTGNIWMDYLFSSKLKFSPVKSPEGLTKFAKSVGWPDLEPHLKDVIATLEGKNNTKAVVGNSHFVGTYKNEVFNKIPDTNSNYKLGGTSEYLYNDLPILKMGGYQLATYDNYAYHMGNASEEWIEKEFENLKTEEKHYNDFEAISTLKASPLKYIISEKIFKKLFKYKGFKQWIYKQKGLTKEQIYNFLERDFLSDKD; this comes from the coding sequence ATGAGAAAAGGGGAAAACATAGTACGTAATAAAACACTAGAGTTACAACCTTGCTCGCATCGTGTAATTATTCCTTTATATATTCCAAATGAGGAAGGCTATTATAAAGATGCTTTTAAGATTTTTAAAATGTGTGTATTGTCAGTGCAAAAAACAGCTGTATCACCTTTAAAAATATCTGTAGTCTCAAACGGAAGTACATCTAAAGTCAATGAAAGACTATTCAAATTATATGAAGATAATCACATTGACGAGCTTATTATAGAAACTGAAACCATAGGTAAAATAAATAGTATACTAAAAGCTTTACGGACCGCAGAAGAACGCTTAATCACAATTACAGATGCAGACGTTTTGTTTTTAAACGATTGGGAGAAAGCAGTTTTAGCAACTTTTGAAGCCTTTCCAAAAGCAGGAATGGTAAGTCCTGTACCAATTTATAGAACCCAATTACGTCATACAGGAAATATATGGATGGATTATTTATTTTCAAGCAAGCTAAAGTTTAGTCCAGTTAAAAGCCCAGAAGGCTTAACCAAATTTGCAAAAAGTGTAGGTTGGCCAGATTTAGAACCACATTTAAAAGACGTCATAGCTACTTTAGAAGGTAAAAACAATACAAAAGCAGTAGTTGGTAACTCTCATTTTGTTGGAACCTATAAAAATGAAGTATTTAATAAAATTCCAGATACCAATAGCAACTATAAACTTGGTGGTACAAGCGAGTATTTGTATAATGATTTACCCATCCTTAAAATGGGAGGTTACCAGTTAGCAACGTATGATAATTATGCGTATCATATGGGTAATGCTTCTGAAGAATGGATAGAAAAGGAATTTGAAAATTTAAAAACAGAAGAAAAACATTATAACGATTTTGAAGCTATTAGTACGTTAAAAGCAAGTCCTTTAAAATATATAATTTCAGAAAAAATATTCAAAAAATTATTTAAATATAAAGGTTTTAAACAATGGATTTATAAACAAAAAGGACTCACTAAAGAGCAAATTTATAACTTTTTAGAACGTGACTTTTTGAGTGATAAAGACTAA